In Humulus lupulus chromosome 6, drHumLupu1.1, whole genome shotgun sequence, a single genomic region encodes these proteins:
- the LOC133784933 gene encoding vacuolar protein sorting-associated protein 27-like → MTEELERARLQSQSQGPTEGSETGSAAESSSIDQYEIMSKVLGERSDFQRGVGYSKGKGKKSASSSTSQSQAQPVHTPQEDMATMAEMMKSMREEIRMLKSQQGPSGNPQHTSTETESRFESLLQRYLPSQPEGGISSQSPPPWSMPQQQQQHVYPPQQNYPNTYGRSSQSPPLYYPDVATGSQTSHPRRRDFGDSSQQQHPQQMYGQFVSPSQQQRYGQFESFLHQSPSPRPHARQFRPSSQHHSTQAPQFASPPLPRPNTSDQDIDLNEYFTPSWPDQNNNN, encoded by the coding sequence atgacggaagagcttgagagggcacgacttcaaagtcagtctcaaggaccgacggagggatctgaaactggatctgctgctgaatcctcgtcgatcgatcagtacgagattatgagtaaagtacttggggagaggtctgactttcaaagaggagtaggttacagcaaaggcaaagggaaaaaatCAGCTTCCAGCTCCACAAGTCAGTCACAGGCCCAACCTGTTCATACACCTCAGGAAGACATGGCTACTATGGCGGAAATGATGAAGTCAATGCGTGAAGAGATCCGGATGTTGAAATCTCAACAAGGTCCATCTGGTAATCCTCAGCATACCAGTACAGAAACTGAGTCGCGGTTTGAAAGCCTTCTCCAACGatatttaccatcacaacctgaaggtggtatatcttctcaaagtccacctccttggtcgatgccacaacaacaacaacaacatgtgTATCCACCTCAACAGAATTATCCAAACACGTACGGACGTTCCTCCCAGTCCCCTCCTTTATATTACCCCGACGTCGCTACCGGATCTCAGACGTCACATCCTAGGCGTCGTGACTTCGGGGATTCATCGCAGCAGCAGCATCCACAGCAgatgtatggtcaatttgtgagtccgtcgcagcagcagaggtatggtcagtttgagagttttTTGCATCAGTCTCCCTCGCCGCGACCACATGCTCGACAATTTAGACCATCTTCGCAGCATCACTCTACACaagcaccacagtttgcttcaccaccattgCCGCGCCCTAATACTAGTGATCAAGATATTGATCTTAATGAGTATTTTACACCAAGTTGGCCagatcaaaacaataataattag